Within Oleidesulfovibrio alaskensis DSM 16109, the genomic segment CGGCAGTTCGCCACAGCGTTACCCGCTCGCCGAAAACCAGACGGCCGAAGACAACGGAAATGATCCCGTTGAGCCGCTTGACCGCTATCATATACGCGGCCGCCACCAGCGTGATAGCAAGATAGTGAAAGACAATCTGGCCGAACATGCATACCCCCAGCGCGGCACCGGCAAGAGGCCGTTCACGCAGACAACGCGGACTGACGCGGGTAAAACCGAAGATAAGCAGAAGCATCAAGGTGTTATGAATGGCGAAAAACATGGCCGCGGTGTACATGGGGGTTCCCAGCAGGGCCAGTTTTTTAGATAAGACAGCGGTCAGGCTCCAGATGAAAGCCGCCAGCAGCATAAGCATGCTGCCTTTTTCGCGGTATACCGCGCGGAACGGTTCCAGCAGGGCCGCACCGGCGCCGCAGGTTCTGCCTGAAGCGGCAGGAGCGCGGTTAAGCAGCCAGCTGCCGGCCACAATGCATGCAATACCCGCCACGCCCTGCGCCGGTATCGCCTCACCCAGAATAACGTAGCCGGTGCCCAGCATGAACGCCGGTGTAAATGAAAGAAAAGGAACGGTGAGCGAGATGGGGGACAGCCTGATGGCCCATGTCTGTATAAGAAACGCCGCCATATTGAGGGGCAGCATGACAGCCATGACGCTCCAGAACCCCTGCTGCACCTCGGGTGCATCGGACAGCAGCAGATATCCTGCAAACAGGGGCAGGCTCCAGGCCATGGGCCAGACAATCATCTCGTACGGCGGCCTGTCGCCGAAAAAGCGCTTGAAGAGCACAGCTTCACCCGCAGAAAAAAAGGCAGTGGCCAGAGCCAGAACAAACCACAGCATGACAGGCACCCCCGTTGACTCGGTTCAGTTACACCTTACTTCTTTACGGGCAACGAAAAAAGGCCCGGACAGTATTCTGCCGGGCCTTTTGCGGTCGTATGCGAAACCAACCTTATGCGGTCTTCTTTACCACAGGCTTTACCACAGCACCGGAGCGCAGGCAGCGGGTGCACACGCTGACGGTCTTAATCTGACCGGTAGGCAGCTGATGGCGGGCGCTCTGCAGGTTGGGCATGAAGCGGCGCTTGGTCTTGATGTTGGAGTGGCTCACATTATTGCCGGTCTGGGGCTTTTTGCCGCAGAATTCACATTGCTTTCCCATGACGACTATCCTCCATATATGAAAAACAGAATACGTTTCGCGAGTTTTGGACCCCTCCCGGCGATCCGCTGCTTGCACGCGAGGACGGAACGGCCAAGGAAGGAGGGTTTCTTATAACGACACTTAAAAAAAGGCAACCCTTTTCTTGACAAACAAAGAGATACACATGTAGAAATCGCCTTCCGCGAGGACAATTATGCCTGAATTTTGGATCCTGATAAAAGACATTCCCGCCGGGGGCAAGGAATTTTCCTTCGACGAACCGGCCATCTGGGAAAATCCCATAGCGGAATTTTCCCTGCCCTATGCAATCCGGCGTCCCCTGACTGCGCAGGTCTTTCTGCTTGCCCAGCAGGACGGTGTTCTTGTAAGAGGACGCATCACCGGCCAGATAGCGGTACCCTGTGACCGCTGTGCCGAAGATGCCGTCATCGACATCGACCACCAGTTTGATTCTTTTGAACTGCTGCCCGGCGATGATACAGAAGACACCGGCGACGACGAAACCATTATCGGGCCCGCTCCTGACGGAGCCGGTGCCGGCATGGAAATGGGGCGTTTGCTGTGGGAAGAATTCATTGTATCGCTGCCTGCCAAGCCGCTTTGCGCCTCCGGCTGCAAAGGGCTGTGCCCGGTATGCGGAAAGAATCTCAATGACGGGAAATGCGGCTGCGACACAGAGCAGTACGACCCCCGTCTGGCCGCTTTGCGCGGCCTGAAAGTAACAAAGCACTAAACGCCTTTACGGCTCACTTCCGCGCCGTCCGCGCGGACGACAAAGAAAGAGAGGATAGTCATGGCTGTTCAACAGAACAAAAAATCCAAGTCCAGAAAGGGTATGCGTCGTTCTCACCACCGTGTGGCCGTTCCTTCGGTTGTGTACTGCGCCTGCGGCGAACCCGCACTGCCCCACCGTGTGTGCAACAGCTGCGGCTCCTACAACGGCCGTCAGGTGCTCAGGCAGGACGATGAGCAATAGCGTTCCGGTGATCGCCGTGGACGCCATGGGCGGGGATCACGGTCCCTCCATAGTTGTTCCCGGCGCCGTTCGGGCCGCCCGCGAAAACAGTCTGAAGCTTATCCTGGTAGGCGACAAGGACGCAATCAGCGCGGAACTCAATAGGCTGCCCCTTGACGGGGTGGCCTATGATATTGTGCACGCCAGTCAGGTGGCGGGCATGGAGGAAAAACCCTCCGACATCCTGCGCCGCAAAAAGGATGCCTCCGTACAGGTGGCATGCAGGCTGGTGCGTTCCGGTGATGCAGACGGCATCGTCAGCGCCGGCAACTCCGGTGCCACAGTGGCATGCGGCATGTTCATCATGGGGCGCATTCCCGGTGTGGAGCGTCCGGCACTGGCATCTGTGATGCCCACGGAAAAAAAGCCCTGCGTTCTTCTGGACGTGGGCGCCAACGTGGACTGCAAACCCTATCACCTTTTCCAGTTCGGCCTGATGGCCGAAGCCTTTGCCCGCGACCTGCTGGAAATCGAAACACCCCGCGTGGGTCTTTTGAGTATCGGCGAAGAGGAAGGCAAGGGTAACTCTCAGGTGAAGGAAGCGTACGAATTGCTGCGCGAAGCCAAAAATATCAATTTTGTCGGAAACATAGAAGGGCGCGACCTGTTTACCGGCAATGTTGATGTCGCCGTGTGCGACGGCTTTGTAGGCAACGTTGCGCTGAAGCTGAGCGAAGGGCTTGCCAGCTCGCTTGCCCGTCTGCTCAAGCGCGAACTGCTTACCGGCATCAAAGCCAAGATAGGCACTTTTCTGGCGCGTGACGCGTTCCGGCGCTTTGCCCGCTTTGTGGATTACGCCGAATACGGCGGCGCGCCCCTGCTCGGCTTGC encodes:
- the rpmB gene encoding 50S ribosomal protein L28; protein product: MGKQCEFCGKKPQTGNNVSHSNIKTKRRFMPNLQSARHQLPTGQIKTVSVCTRCLRSGAVVKPVVKKTA
- a CDS encoding YceD family protein, encoding MPEFWILIKDIPAGGKEFSFDEPAIWENPIAEFSLPYAIRRPLTAQVFLLAQQDGVLVRGRITGQIAVPCDRCAEDAVIDIDHQFDSFELLPGDDTEDTGDDETIIGPAPDGAGAGMEMGRLLWEEFIVSLPAKPLCASGCKGLCPVCGKNLNDGKCGCDTEQYDPRLAALRGLKVTKH
- the rpmF gene encoding 50S ribosomal protein L32 — its product is MAVQQNKKSKSRKGMRRSHHRVAVPSVVYCACGEPALPHRVCNSCGSYNGRQVLRQDDEQ
- a CDS encoding DMT family transporter is translated as MLWFVLALATAFFSAGEAVLFKRFFGDRPPYEMIVWPMAWSLPLFAGYLLLSDAPEVQQGFWSVMAVMLPLNMAAFLIQTWAIRLSPISLTVPFLSFTPAFMLGTGYVILGEAIPAQGVAGIACIVAGSWLLNRAPAASGRTCGAGAALLEPFRAVYREKGSMLMLLAAFIWSLTAVLSKKLALLGTPMYTAAMFFAIHNTLMLLLIFGFTRVSPRCLRERPLAGAALGVCMFGQIVFHYLAITLVAAAYMIAVKRLNGIISVVFGRLVFGERVTLWRTAGACVMGAGAAMIALAG
- the plsX gene encoding phosphate acyltransferase PlsX; amino-acid sequence: MSNSVPVIAVDAMGGDHGPSIVVPGAVRAARENSLKLILVGDKDAISAELNRLPLDGVAYDIVHASQVAGMEEKPSDILRRKKDASVQVACRLVRSGDADGIVSAGNSGATVACGMFIMGRIPGVERPALASVMPTEKKPCVLLDVGANVDCKPYHLFQFGLMAEAFARDLLEIETPRVGLLSIGEEEGKGNSQVKEAYELLREAKNINFVGNIEGRDLFTGNVDVAVCDGFVGNVALKLSEGLASSLARLLKRELLTGIKAKIGTFLARDAFRRFARFVDYAEYGGAPLLGLQGIAIVCHGASNEKAIASAVGMAGTFVSKGTYHHLVETISANEELTSYGKAVKQ